Part of the Lucilia cuprina isolate Lc7/37 chromosome 5, ASM2204524v1, whole genome shotgun sequence genome is shown below.
ATTCAATCCCTTGCGATTGTTTGGAAAAGGCTAAATAATATTCACATTTAATTTCTTAGAGTTCGTTTTTTTTCGCTTTCGGCTATTACTTACccgatttttttcttaatttagtcGGTTTCGCTAGTTCCCGATTTGCTTCTTCAtacatttgcaaaattttggaTATTCTCATATCGGCATCTTTGGCATTATAGAGTGGTGCACATTTTGGCGCACAAAGATTGTGTATATCGGGCCCTGAAAAGGGTACTTTTGTTCCGTAAGCTGACTTTTTATGTTCTCTTCTAGCAACCTCGATTTCATGGCGTCGCTGTTCTTTCGCCTGTATTGAACGTTGATTGCAAGCTTTGAACGTTAAAGAGGCCAATAATTGTTCGACTTTAGAAAGGGCACTAAGAATAAATGAAATAGTTTTacattcgaataatttttgtaaacttCCTTTATACCTGCTATTCCTTAACGAGTATATTCCCGGTATCTGGTGAGTCCTTAGCAAATGATGCAACTTAAAGGCTACACAATAAAGCAGATCTTCTCCGGCCATTAATTGCAGACGCATTAAACGTGTATGATCGTGTATATGATGACGTACCCACCAACCGCGCCATAAAGCCTGAATTCTCTGGGCAGCCCGATAATAATGTTGTTCAATACGTTGCTGCAGAGTTTCCTCAACTTTTCGAAAATACAAACGCTGACAATAAAAACGGCGCCATTCTCGTTGTATTATAATGGCGGCTAGACGTAAACGTCTATATTTCGTGCGAAGCAACCAACCGCGTAAGTAACGTTGTATGCAGCGAGCGGCCTTGAATTCCAAATAATCTTGTAGCAACAAACAGGTTctagacaaaataaaatatatatgtacacataatttcctttataaataaatttccttcCAACCTTGATACTCCCTTTTTCAGTTCGTGTTGCGATTCTTCATATGCCATTGTTTCATAGCCTTCTGCTTCATCTAAACATTCTTCTTCGCAATCTCCTATAGACTTCTCCTCCTTAATTGTAAGATTTGAAGTTTTGTTAATGGTGTTTGGTAAAATTTCTACAGTTGGTTTAAGTTCTAGTAAAGAGTTTAAACGCGACTTTTGTTTCCTTTTGCTgggcattttcttttttaaacaaattttaataattttttttctaaaaaatatacatatgtcattgttttcagattttaaaataaaatctttcaatgaaatattgattttaagtTAAAGTCAAGATCCCAATTGTCATTGTCCCAATTTTAAGATTTATCAAAAGTTGAATAACGTAATAACTCCCAATTCTGATAGATTTCTCTCACATGAATTTTGagacttgaactagaacagaacagaattaaaatgaaactaaaacagaactagaacagaattagaacagaacttgaacagaactacaacagaaatacaacagaactagaacagaactagaacagaactagaacagaactagaacagaactagaacagaactagaacagaacttgaacagaactagaacagaactagaacagaactagaacagaactagaacagaactagaacagaactagaacagaactagaacagaactagaacagaactaaaacagaactagaacagaactagaacagaactagaacagaactacaacagaactacaacagaactagaacagaactagaacagaactagaacagaacaaaaacagaactaagacagaacaagaactagaacagaactagaacagaactagaacagaactagaacagaactagaacagaactaaaacagaactagaacagaactagaacagaactagaacagaactacaacagaactagaacagaactagaacagaacaaaaacagaactagaactagaacagaattagaatagaagtagaacagaactagaacagaactagaacagaactagaacagaactagaacagaactagaacagaactagaacagaactagaacagaacagaacagaactagaacagaacagaactagaacagaacagaactagaacagaactagaacagaactagaacagaactagaacagaacagaactagaacagaactagaacagaactagaatagaactagcaCAAAGCTATAACAGAGCtacaacagaaatagaacagaactataacataactagtacagaactagaggagaaatagaacagaacaagagcAGAAGTAgaaaagaacaagaacagatctagaacagaactatatcTGAACTACAAACCAAtttctttgttaaaatttaaatttttactaaaattcttaatttttaataaatgtcctaatattgtttaaaaacaaaattttacttatttaccTAATATcctgtgaaaaataaaatttttttaaagttttttttactaaaaattcgaagtcttttttttaaacattttaaatttttactcctAATTTTTTCTCATACaactttaacataaaaaaatcttatttgtaAGCTATGGATACGACCAGAAGTACAACGAAAATTTATTGTTACGCGTGTTTCCTCGTCAGCAAAAGTTTACTTAAGGTTTGTtacaaaaaagcaacaacaatgcaTGCAAAATTTTGGTATATGCAAAACTGAGAAGCGAATAGTAagcaatgtttatttataagatATTTCTGTAGCAAAAAGTTGCAACTACCGTTGTGCAATGTTTGCTTTTCAAACTGACAAATTCgataaatatagaatttatagttctagtacagtaatatttcagttctagttgagttctagttcagttttactatAGTTCTAGTTTAAGCAAAACTATTATTATTGATCAGTatataaaacaacttaaaaatgctataaataatcacaaaagaaaacaaaacattttatttccatTAGACTGACACATGATAACGATGGAGtttatttattgtgtttatttcaataatattttttgttgttttatctaA
Proteins encoded:
- the LOC111681025 gene encoding protein OPAQUE1-like — protein: MPSKRKQKSRLNSLLELKPTVEILPNTINKTSNLTIKEEKSIGDCEEECLDEAEGYETMAYEESQHELKKGVSRTCLLLQDYLEFKAARCIQRYLRGWLLRTKYRRLRLAAIIIQREWRRFYCQRLYFRKVEETLQQRIEQHYYRAAQRIQALWRGWWVRHHIHDHTRLMRLQLMAGEDLLYCVAFKLHHLLRTHQIPGIYSLRNSSALSKVEQLLASLTFKACNQRSIQAKEQRRHEIEVARREHKKSAYGTKVPFSGPDIHNLCAPKCAPLYNAKDADMRISKILQMYEEANRELAKPTKLRKKSAFSKQSQGIESLPETPSFCGDVVSSMKKWKIITENNVNVDPNVFRNPQNVEKFLKEIESKMSLLQGNCYCRREFHEDLDKAKAKFLSQERDKSNNLSSSTSMRNSPKSILTDDGKG